TGCCCACCTTCGCGGACGGACGCCGTGCGGCGATCATCACGGATCTCGTGCTGCAGTCGGCGTCGACGAACTCGTGGATCGAGGTACCCGTATGAACGCGCAGATCGGTGACCTGGTGCTGCGGACGCGGGGCGTCGGCAAGTCGTTCTTCGGCGTCCGCGTGCTCTCCGACATCGACCTCGAGGTGCGGCGAGGCGAGGTGCACGGCCTGGTCGGCGAGAACGGCGCGGGCAAGTCCACCCTCATGAAGATCATCGCCGGCGTGCAGCCGGCCGACGAAGGAGTCGTGGAATACCGCGGCGAACCGGTGCGGTACTCACATCCGCGCCAGGCCATGGATGCCGGCATTGTGACGGTGTTCCAGGAGTTCACCCTTCTTCCCGAGCGGACGGTCGCACAGAACGTCTACCTCGGGCGAGAGCCCCGCCGCGGCGGATTCCTCGATCAGAAGGGCATGGTGCAGCGCACCCGCGCGCTTCTGGAGGACCTCGGTGTCTCCTTCATCGACCCGACGGCACGGGTCGGGTCGCTGACGGTCGCCGAGCAGCAGATCGTCGAGATCGTCAAGGCGCTGTCCTTCGACGCGCAGGTGATCTCGATGGACGAGCCGACCGCCGCCCTCAGTGACAACGAGGTCGAGCTTCTCTACGCGATCATCCGCCGGCTCACGGCCCGAGGCGTCGCTGTCATCTACGTCTCCCACCGTCTCAAGGAGATCTTCGACCTCTGCGATCGCATCACGATCCTGAAGGATGGCGCCCACGTCTCCACGGACAATGCCGCCGACCTCACCACCGACGAACTCGTGCGGCGAATGGTCGGACGCTCGATCCAGTCGTTCTTCCCCGATCAGGTTCCCGGAACCGAGCGCGGTGCCGCCCGTCTCGAACTGCGGGGCGGTGGCAACGACTACGTCGACGGTGTCGACCTCACCCTTCATGCCGGAGAGATCGTCGGTCTCGCGGGGCTGCAGGGCTCAGGGCGCACCGAACTTCTCGAAGCCCTCTTCGGCGTGCACGGCTTCACCCGTGGCAGCGTTCGATTGGATGGCGCACCGGTGCGCATCACCAGCCCACGGAAGGCGATCAAGGCAGGTCTCGCCCTGGTCACCGAGGACCGGAAGGCGCAGGGCCTCGCGCTCGGACAGTCCGTCCTCGACAACGCGCTGCTCGTCGTGCGCGGTGTCTTCGCCGGCCGCACGGCGAGCGCGCGGCGCGAGGTGCCCGGCATCCTGAGCACCCTCGAAGTCAGCTCCCGCAGCTCCGACCGCGAGGTGCGGTTCCTCTCCGGCGGAAACCAGCAGAAGGTCGTGCTGACCAAGTGGCTGTTGACGTCGCCGCAGATCGTGCTCTTCGATGAGCCGACTCGCGGCATCGATGTCGGAGCCAAGTACGCCGTCTACGCGCTCATGCGGCAGCTCGCCGCAGACGGGTGCGCTGTGCTCATGGTCTCCAGCGAGCTGCCGGAGGTCATCGGCATGAGCGATCGCATCCTCGTGATGCGGGACGGACGCCTGGCCGGCGAGCTCCCGGCCGGCGCGGAGGAGCACGAGATCCTCGGAGCCGCCACGGGTGCCACATCGCACACGCACACGGAAGGGGACGCGCGATGAAGCGCATCCGGATCGACTCGACGCTCATCGTCCTGGGCATTCTCGTGCTGACCCTCATCGTGGGAGCAGTCCTCGTCGCGAGTGTCGGGCGCAACTTCTTCAGCGACGGCAACATCCGCGACATCCTCACCGGGATGAGCGTGCTGGGCCTCGTCGCCATCGGTCAGACGTTCGTGATCCTCGGGGCGTCGCTGGATCTCTCGGTCACCTACGTGATCAGCCTTGCGAGCCTGCTCGCCGCGACGATCATGAACGGGCAGGCAGCGAACATCCCGCTGGCTGTCGCGATCACGCTGCTCGTCTGCGCCGGCATCGGCCTCGCCAACGGGCTCATCGTGACCGTCCTCAAGGTCAACGGCTTCATCACGACTCTCGGTGTCGGACTCATCCTGCAGGGCATCCTGAACACGAACTTCCAGGGTTCGGCCGGAAGCATCCCGTGGGAGTTCCAGCTCATCGGCGCCACCGGCGTCGGGCCGATCCCGGTATCGACGATCATCATGCTCGCTCTCGCGGCGATCATGTGGTTCCTGCTCAACCGCACCCGCACCGGCGCGCACCTCTTCGCCGTCGGAGGGGACCCCGAGACGGCTCGCCTGTCCGGTGTGCGCACCCGCCCGCCGCTGATCGCGGCACACGTGCTCAGCTCGCTGTTCGCCGGCCTCGCCGGGCTCCTGCTGGCCAGCCGCCTCGGTGTGGGGACACCGACGGTGGGGCAGCAGGGCGGCTACGACCTGCTCTCGATCGCTGCGGTCGTCCTCGGTGGCACGCTGCTGCTGGGTGGTCGTGGCTCGATCTGGGGCTCGATCGGGGGCGTCGCGATCCTTGCGGTCGTCGACAGCGTCATGAGCGTCATGCAGGTCAACCCCTTCCTCAAGGACGTCGTCCGCGGCGTCGTGATCGTCGCCGCGGTGGCCGTCTACAGCCGCCGGACCATCAGCCGCCGCAGGGCGCGCTTCGGAGCCGCCGTCCCGGCATCTGCGCCCGAAGCCAGCCCCGTCACCGCAGGAGCCCGCTCATGAACATCGTGCGCACACTCATCAGCCCCCGTGGCGCGGTCTTCCTCCTGCTTGCGGTGCTGCTCATCGCGGTCATGATCCTGAACCCGAACTTCGCGGATGCGGGGCAGCTCATGCGCTTCATCCAGCGCGTCGCCCCGGTCGCGATCGTCGCGATCGGCCAGTTCTTCGTCATCGTGTCGGGGGAGTTCGACCTCTCGCAGGGCTCACTCATCACGGCACAGGTGATCATCGCCGGCAACGTCGTGGGCCAAGACGATTCCCGCACAGTTCCCGTGCTCATCCTGATGATCGTCTTCGGACTCGTGATCGGGCTCATCAACGGTCTGCTGGTGACGCTGCTCAAAGTGCCGTCGTTCATCGTCACCCTCGGCATGATGCTTGCCCTTCTGGGCGCCGTCATGTGGTGGACCGGGGGAGCGGCCACAGGCAACCCCGCCGACAGCTTCCGCGAGATCGGACGCGGCGGCATCCGCAACGTGCCGGTGCTGGAGTTCATCCCCTGGGCGGCGATCATTCTCGCCGTCTGGCTCACGCTGGCCATCTGGATCACCCGTCGCCCGCTCGGCAAACTGCTGATGGCCACCGGAGACAACGCCCGCGCCGTCGACTTCGCCGGCGCGCGCCGGACGCGTGTGACGATCAGCGCGTTCATGATCTCCTCGGTCTCGGCCACGGTCTCCGCCGTGCTCCTCGTCGGCTACGCCGGCGTGCACCCCTCCGTGGGACGCGGATACGAGTTCGTCGCGATCACCGCCGTCGTCCTCGGTGGGGTCGTGCTCGGTGGCGGACGCGGATGGGTCGTCGCAGCCGTCGCGGGAGCCTTCGCGCTGGAGGCGCTGTTCATGCTCCTCAACATCGCCGGCGTTCCGTCGACCCTCCGCCCCGCGGTCCAGGGCGCCATCATCATCGCGGCCGTCGCCTACTCGGCCGTCGCTCTGCGCAGCCGCCGCGGCCGCGCCCCCACTTCACCCGAACAGGGAACTGCTTCACCCGACCAGGGGAAGGAGCCCGACGCGTCGCCCGACGCCATGGCTCGTACGTCTGCATCACCTGCCCTCGCCGCCGAGGGTTCCACAGAAACCAGAGGAGACTAGCAATGCGACGATCAGTGAAGATCGCCACCGCCGGGGTGGCCCTCTTCGGCCTCATCGCGCTCGCCGGGTGCACGACCGACCCGAGTGTGGCGCCGCCCACGACCGAGGAGTCCGAGGCGCCGGCCGAAACGAGCGAATGGTTCGACCAGGCGCTCTTCGACAAGCAGTTCGCTGAACGGGACGTGACGCCGCAGGGTCCTGCCGACGAACCGTACCTGCAGCACATCAACGCCGAGATGGTCGACACGAGCGGCTTCGCGAGTGCCGGCGCCAAGAAGGCCTGCTTCGCGAACGCATCGATCTCGAACCCGTGGCGCCAGACGGGCTGGATCACGATGAACCAGCAGCTGAAGGTGCTGCAGGAGGCCGGTGCGATCAGCGAGATGGAGACGCGCGACGCGCAGGACTCCGATGATACGCAGATCGCCGACATCGACTACTTCATCGCCGAGGGCAACTGCGACGTGTTCCTCATCTCGCCGAACTCCACGGCGGCGATGACGCCCGCTGTCGAGCGTGCCTGCGCCACCGGCAAGCCGGTCGTGGTCTTCGACCGCGGCGTGAACACGGACTGCCAGGTCACGTTCATCCACCCGATCGGCGGCTTCGCCTGGGGCATCGACACGGCCGAGTTCCTGATCGACAACCTGAAGGAAGGCGACAAGGTCGTGGCCCTGCGCATCCTTCCGGGCGTCGACGTTCTCGAGCACCGCTGGGCGGGCGCGAAGAAGCTGTTCGACGAGGCCGGCATCGAGGCCGTCGACTACTTCACGGGCGCTGACCCCGCAGAGATCAAGAGCATCATCAGCGATGAGCTCGCCAAGGGCGACGTCCAGGGCATCTGGATGGATGCCGGTGACGGTGCCGTCGCGGCGATCGAGGCGTTCGAGGACGCAGGCGCGGACTACCCGGTCATGACCGGTGAGGACGAGATGAGCTTCCTCCGCAAGTGGAAGGACACGGGACTCACGGGTCTTGCTCCGGTGTACTCCAACTTCCAGTGGCGCACGCCGCTGCTGGCCGCACAGATGATCTTCGCGGGCCAGGAGGTTCCGAAGGAGTGGGTGCTGCCGCAGAAGCCGATCACGAAGGATGAGCTCGACGACTACCTCGCAGCGAACGAGGGCATGCCCGACGGTCACTACGCGAAGTTCGGCGGCGAGAACCTGCCGGGCTACCCGGAGGTCTGGCAGAAGCGTCAGATTCCGTAAACCGACACTCGCTCTCACCCTCCCGTCCCGCGCCCGCGGGGTGGGAGGGTGAGAGCATCACGATGCAAGGGAGCAGGATGCTGCGCACGATCGCCGTCAACACGTGGGTGTGGACTTCACCCCTGACCGATGAGACCCTCCCCGCTCTCGCTGTGATGGCACGGGATCTCGGCTACACCGCGCTCGAGCTGCCACTGGAGGGTGTGGGGGACTGGGATCCGTCCCGGGCCCGGCGCGTGCTCGATGACCTGGGAATGGGGGCCATCCTCGTCGGAGCGATGGGGCCGGGACGATCGCTTGTCTCGCAGGCGGGCGACGTCGCGGCCACCCAGGACTACCTGCGCACCTGTGTGGATGCCGCGGAAGTTCTGGGATCGAAGATCGTGGCGGGGCCGTTTTACTCCCCGACCGGGGTGACCTGGCGGATGGACGCCGCCACGCGAGCGGCCGTGATCGCCGAACTGCGCGAAAATCTGGCACCCGTGGCCTCGTACGCGCAGAGCGCTGGCGTCACGCTCGCCGTCGAACCGCTCAACCGCTATGAGACGAGCATCCTGAACACGGTCGAGCAGGCGGTCGAGGCACTCGCGCCGCTGTTCGATGAGGGTGTGGGCCTCGCGCTGGACACGTATCACCTGAACATCGAGGAGAAGAGTCCGCCGGACGCGATCCGTCACGGCGGCTCGGCCGTCGCCCACGTGCAGGTGTGTGGCAGCGACCGCGGTGCCGTCGGCGACGACCACACCGACTGGCCTGCGATCATGCAGGCACTCGATGACATCGGCTACGACGGGATGCTCGGGTTGGAGAGCTTCACGGGGGAGAACGCGACGATCGCCGTCGCCGCGTCCGTCTGGAGGCCGCTCGCCCCGTCGCAGGATGAACTGGCCGCACGAAGCATCCGCGCGCTGCGCGCACTCGGCACGGTCCGCGAAGGGAACCACCAATGAGCACTCGCCCCGTCACCCTGTTCACCGGCCAGTGGGCCGATCTGCCCTTCGAGGAGGTGGCGCGGCTCGCCGCATCCTGGGGGTATGACGGTCTGGAGGTCGCCGCATCCGGGGATCACCTCGACCTGCGTCGCGCGGACGAGGACGACGCCTACCTCGCCTCCCGCAAGGAGATCCTCGACCGCCATGGCCTCAAGATCTTCGCGATCTCGAACCACCTCGCAGGGCAGGCGGTCTGCGATGCGCCGATCGACTTCCGCCATCAGGCGATCCTGCGCGACTACGTCTGGGGAGACGGAGACGCCGAGGGTGTGCGTCAGCGCGCTGCGGACGACATGAAGCGCGCCGCCCGCGTGGCCCGGAAGCTCGACATCGACACGGTCGTGGGATTCACTGGGTCCTCCGTCTGGCCGTACGTCGCGATGTTCCCGCCCGTGCCGGCCGACGTCATCGAGGCGGGCTTCGATGACTTCGCCGCGCGGTGGAACCCGAT
The DNA window shown above is from Microbacterium keratanolyticum and carries:
- a CDS encoding sugar ABC transporter ATP-binding protein, whose protein sequence is MNAQIGDLVLRTRGVGKSFFGVRVLSDIDLEVRRGEVHGLVGENGAGKSTLMKIIAGVQPADEGVVEYRGEPVRYSHPRQAMDAGIVTVFQEFTLLPERTVAQNVYLGREPRRGGFLDQKGMVQRTRALLEDLGVSFIDPTARVGSLTVAEQQIVEIVKALSFDAQVISMDEPTAALSDNEVELLYAIIRRLTARGVAVIYVSHRLKEIFDLCDRITILKDGAHVSTDNAADLTTDELVRRMVGRSIQSFFPDQVPGTERGAARLELRGGGNDYVDGVDLTLHAGEIVGLAGLQGSGRTELLEALFGVHGFTRGSVRLDGAPVRITSPRKAIKAGLALVTEDRKAQGLALGQSVLDNALLVVRGVFAGRTASARREVPGILSTLEVSSRSSDREVRFLSGGNQQKVVLTKWLLTSPQIVLFDEPTRGIDVGAKYAVYALMRQLAADGCAVLMVSSELPEVIGMSDRILVMRDGRLAGELPAGAEEHEILGAATGATSHTHTEGDAR
- a CDS encoding ABC transporter permease; the protein is MKRIRIDSTLIVLGILVLTLIVGAVLVASVGRNFFSDGNIRDILTGMSVLGLVAIGQTFVILGASLDLSVTYVISLASLLAATIMNGQAANIPLAVAITLLVCAGIGLANGLIVTVLKVNGFITTLGVGLILQGILNTNFQGSAGSIPWEFQLIGATGVGPIPVSTIIMLALAAIMWFLLNRTRTGAHLFAVGGDPETARLSGVRTRPPLIAAHVLSSLFAGLAGLLLASRLGVGTPTVGQQGGYDLLSIAAVVLGGTLLLGGRGSIWGSIGGVAILAVVDSVMSVMQVNPFLKDVVRGVVIVAAVAVYSRRTISRRRARFGAAVPASAPEASPVTAGARS
- a CDS encoding ABC transporter permease, giving the protein MNIVRTLISPRGAVFLLLAVLLIAVMILNPNFADAGQLMRFIQRVAPVAIVAIGQFFVIVSGEFDLSQGSLITAQVIIAGNVVGQDDSRTVPVLILMIVFGLVIGLINGLLVTLLKVPSFIVTLGMMLALLGAVMWWTGGAATGNPADSFREIGRGGIRNVPVLEFIPWAAIILAVWLTLAIWITRRPLGKLLMATGDNARAVDFAGARRTRVTISAFMISSVSATVSAVLLVGYAGVHPSVGRGYEFVAITAVVLGGVVLGGGRGWVVAAVAGAFALEALFMLLNIAGVPSTLRPAVQGAIIIAAVAYSAVALRSRRGRAPTSPEQGTASPDQGKEPDASPDAMARTSASPALAAEGSTETRGD
- a CDS encoding substrate-binding domain-containing protein; the protein is MRRSVKIATAGVALFGLIALAGCTTDPSVAPPTTEESEAPAETSEWFDQALFDKQFAERDVTPQGPADEPYLQHINAEMVDTSGFASAGAKKACFANASISNPWRQTGWITMNQQLKVLQEAGAISEMETRDAQDSDDTQIADIDYFIAEGNCDVFLISPNSTAAMTPAVERACATGKPVVVFDRGVNTDCQVTFIHPIGGFAWGIDTAEFLIDNLKEGDKVVALRILPGVDVLEHRWAGAKKLFDEAGIEAVDYFTGADPAEIKSIISDELAKGDVQGIWMDAGDGAVAAIEAFEDAGADYPVMTGEDEMSFLRKWKDTGLTGLAPVYSNFQWRTPLLAAQMIFAGQEVPKEWVLPQKPITKDELDDYLAANEGMPDGHYAKFGGENLPGYPEVWQKRQIP
- a CDS encoding sugar phosphate isomerase/epimerase family protein, whose translation is MLRTIAVNTWVWTSPLTDETLPALAVMARDLGYTALELPLEGVGDWDPSRARRVLDDLGMGAILVGAMGPGRSLVSQAGDVAATQDYLRTCVDAAEVLGSKIVAGPFYSPTGVTWRMDAATRAAVIAELRENLAPVASYAQSAGVTLAVEPLNRYETSILNTVEQAVEALAPLFDEGVGLALDTYHLNIEEKSPPDAIRHGGSAVAHVQVCGSDRGAVGDDHTDWPAIMQALDDIGYDGMLGLESFTGENATIAVAASVWRPLAPSQDELAARSIRALRALGTVREGNHQ